One window of Sphingobacteriales bacterium genomic DNA carries:
- a CDS encoding LON peptidase substrate-binding domain-containing protein → MESKFLPLFPLNIVAYPGEQIKLHIFEPRYRQLITEAVVKQTTFGIPTHIHKKVGNFGTEVWVSSVSNYFPEGEMDIVAEGLNVFELKQFNPLVEGKLYSGGEVVLPDNPDNGQIIDELKIQNLIEQLYKALNIKKTFDNYKSYNIAHHIGFSMDQEYALLQILNEYERQQFILAHLQELVPRVIEIERLKLKVQMNGYFKNFKPLDL, encoded by the coding sequence ATGGAATCCAAATTCTTACCGCTATTTCCATTAAACATTGTAGCATATCCGGGCGAACAAATCAAGTTACATATTTTTGAACCCCGGTACCGGCAACTCATTACTGAAGCAGTGGTCAAACAAACGACTTTTGGCATTCCCACTCATATCCATAAAAAAGTCGGAAACTTCGGTACTGAAGTGTGGGTTTCATCTGTGTCCAATTATTTCCCTGAAGGCGAAATGGACATTGTGGCAGAGGGGTTGAATGTGTTTGAATTGAAACAATTTAACCCCTTGGTAGAAGGTAAGTTATATTCGGGGGGAGAGGTTGTTTTACCGGATAATCCGGACAACGGGCAAATTATAGACGAACTTAAAATCCAAAACCTGATTGAGCAACTGTATAAAGCCCTGAACATAAAAAAGACATTCGACAACTACAAATCCTACAATATAGCCCATCATATTGGCTTCAGTATGGATCAGGAGTACGCTTTACTGCAGATTTTGAACGAATACGAAAGGCAACAATTTATCTTAGCCCATCTTCAGGAATTAGTGCCAAGAGTAATAGAAATTGAGCGGTTAAAATTAAAGGTGCAAATGAACGGGTATTTTAAAAATTTTAAGCCCTTAGATTTGTAA
- a CDS encoding glutaredoxin: MKTHASEILVYYNPQSARARKVLAIARSITPAVREVEYHKTPFTQMMWHQLLAMLELRPKDLLNKSDSYYQENIKGRDFDAEGWLNILINNPDLIKAPIAVRGNKAILCNSPNDVLQLQ; the protein is encoded by the coding sequence ATGAAAACTCATGCTTCAGAAATTTTGGTGTATTACAATCCCCAATCTGCTCGTGCACGCAAAGTATTGGCTATTGCCCGAAGCATTACTCCGGCAGTCAGAGAGGTAGAATATCACAAAACACCATTTACTCAAATGATGTGGCATCAATTGTTGGCTATGTTAGAACTTCGACCCAAAGACTTGCTCAACAAATCGGATTCGTATTATCAGGAAAATATTAAAGGTCGCGATTTTGATGCCGAAGGCTGGTTAAATATATTGATCAATAACCCCGATTTGATTAAAGCTCCTATTGCAGTCAGAGGCAATAAGGCTATTTTATGCAACAGTCCTAATGATGTGTTGCAATTACAATAA